GCTTCGTTCATTGATGAGTAGTTTAACACATGTTTTCCGACAGCAGCTTCGCTAACCTAGACTAAACTTCATATCGCGTGGCCAGAGACCTGTTCTGACCAGTGCATTTTCTTTCCCTTTCTAGTGTTGATATGCTCAAATGTGGAGAtggggttaagtggtttccagagaccatagacatcataatgtgaataccgctacccaccttgaaacttAACATCTATAACTCAGTtaaagccacgacgacttccaagcTTCGACTTTTTTCCAAGGATCAAACTATTTCGATACCAAATTTACGTTAAAATCGGATCAATGATTTGAGAGTAAAAACGCATTAAGCTTATGACAGACACGATtacttttgtatttataatattagcatgGATTTTAATTTCTAACTAAATCAATCAAAAGTACGTTTcactattattatgttaaattaaatccAAAACTGCGTATATCGACCACACTAAGACTAAATCTACAACTTTGGCCTTGACGTTGAATGTGATTTTCCAAGTGAGTTCATAgataaaaataactatatagTAGTACATTTAACGttttatacaaatataaaaagttgttcaagttttttaaattgtgcTCGTCCAGTGATCAAATTTCGACCATAATCAGTAACACCGCaagaattaaaatcattttacatattacattcttatgtattatatttgtcGTTTTTgttgacgaaaaaaaaaaaaaaagtgtgtgtgtccgctccgacgcacgactggagtttactggatataaaaaattaaacgaaacaatacgagaaatagttctatattacgacaacacgatacactacagattattaacaaattaacgagacacaaaacaaacgactaacaaatatatgaaaatacaataatgagagaaacgcgcgatcagtacgaggctttgtggcggactgccggcgcagcagcccggcgtcacctgcgataacgcggccgcgcgttggctcctgattggcgcgcgcacgcatcacgcaatcaggagccaatcaggcgcataacgcatttcgtgtgacatgctagtacgattttggtccccataattttcataccccgggcctatatatgtaaatcgattcttaaggagtaaactccaaaaacttcCATTTATTGATCTACTAGAAAAAAGATGATCGGATGAAAAGCATACAGGAGAAAAGTACTGTTTTGTCTTTAccgatttatataaattaagtaTTTGTAATAGAACTTTTGACACCAACATGCACACATGTAGTTGttctaaacaaataaacagtcgTATTATACAAAAGACGTCACGTCACATTTACTTTGAACGTATGTTTATACAGAAACAATACAAAATGCTCTGGGAACCTTGAATTCTTACTGTATTATGAACAGTTTTTTAGGGCGTTAAATGGTTCTACAAAAACTGGTACTGCCTAGACCTGTCAAACAGCATACAAACGTAcgccatttattttattttattatttttaatgatataaatgcctgtctcaaggtggacggtGGCATTAACGTTATATAAGTAACATTGACTACTGGTGCGGTAAATTGTGTCCAcatacacgggtaggtaccaccagatatgaagtggttaccgaagctccTAGTTCCTCCTATAACGTTAATACCGGACTATCTTGAGACATGGGTTAAAGTACTTTAAGCTCTTGCTGAATAACCTTCAAGTATATAACTTGTTTAACAAACATCAACTACAAATGGTGTATCAGGTGTATCatcataaaatttgttttgaaaCAAAACTTATCAAAATCAAACTCATCAAATGTAGTAGTTTGGCATAAAGCGCGAAAGATATTAGAATTACACTAAGAACCAAATTCGCAACAAAATCACAACtgaatgaaaatattaacaGACCACTTACCAATGCAATTACGCGGGCCAGTGCCGAACGGTATGTGAGCACAAGGATGCCTCGCGCTGATATTAGCTGGAGAAAATCTCTCAGGGTCAAATTTACTTGGATTGGGATAATACTTCTCGTCGTGATGTATCCCTAAGGGCGAGAATAAAACTGTTGTTCCTTTCTCAATAACTATGTCCGTATCAGGTATCTTATAATCTATCTTTGCATTTCTTTGCAGAGGTTCCACTATCGAGTACATACGCAAGGTCTCATTAAATGCTTTTTCGAAATACGTTAAATTCTGAAGCATCTCGTAGGTGACTTCCCCTTTGGATTCTTTTAGACCTTGATCAATTTCAGCTATAACTTTGTCTTGAATGTCAGGATTTAAAGCTAACTGATATAGCATGAAGGTCATTGTAGTGGCACTGGTTTCATATCCCGCTATATAGAACACAAAGGCTTGAGCCTCTATTAATTCATCCGTCAATTCAATACTGTATTCCTTGTCTTCCGAGTTTCTCTTTGTTGCTTGGATATCACCCAATTGTCTCAGAGCCAAAATGAGATCCATAAAGTCATTCCGGTCTGTGGGCTTACCGTTCCTTTGCTCGATAATAGTTTTGACTACATCTTTGAAGAACCTAGACACAAATCCCGGAAACAATGTACTGTTCAACTTTTTCAAAACACCCGGATACATCATGTCCAATTCAAAAGCAAAGTTTGCAGTTAGTGACAGCCTGTCGATTTCTTCTAATGTTTTCAGTTGATCTTTGTTTGGATCCGTCGTGTCGATATCTAAACCAAAAGCACAAGCCGCAATGGTGGCCATCGTGTATTTCTGGACAAGCGTATGAATATCCTGCTCCGGTTGGTGGTCGCATAACATTTCGACGTGTTCTATATACTTGTTGGCGCGCTCAATCATAAGATGAAGCATATTCTTTAATTTTCCTGAAGTGAAGAGTGGCGTGAATCGATTACGAAGTACACGCCAAGTGTCCCCATCTGCATGAAAAAGATTAGCGCCCAAACCACTTTAGCTTAGTTCAACTCCTCGATCGACAAACACATCGAAATCTTTAATCATTatatttttgatgacatccaggTCCCGTATCAACAAACAGGGTGTTGTCATGCGGTAGATTCCAACGACCTTCTCATTTGGAAAGTTTTCATATAATTCTTTGAACACGATACCAATATTCTTCTTCCGCAGTGCCAATTCCATTAAGTTCCCGAAAAGCGGTACGGGTTTGGGCCCGGGGACATTTCGTTTCTTCCAATAGTTGAAATGTCTTGTGAAATAAAGATAGAGAAGAAGCGGTAAAACTACGGAGGCTGACAAAATATAGATAATTGCCATCACATCGATCAACTCTGTACGCAAATACACACACTAAATGATATAATCGTTGAGGCACCCGTTTATATATGATACAATCCGCGATTTTTTTATCTACAATTCGCTTTGACGGAATCTTTTATTAGACGCTATTTACATGTATCAGTATTTAAAATAGAACATAATATGTTgactattataatttatgaattttgCACTCGAGAAGTTTACGTtaagttttaaaaacaaaagtatactatgtgtgatttgtttaaaactaatctatatatataaatgaattgctgttcgttagtctcactaaaactcgagaacagctggaccgatttggctaattttggtcttgaattatttgtggaagtccaaagaaggtttaaaatataaataaatatgaaaatgctcggtattaaataaaaataacaattttgtttttcctatgatgtgtccctcgtcggacggattccttttgtttgttttatgtttattttatacaaaagtttagatcttttatttatcgattgaggcattacgaagtctgccgggtcagctagtatctaatatttaagcaatacatataattttatatttacgatTTTCAACGCTAAAtgtaaagtttgtttgttaagattaaatttcataaaaaaaaaattcaatacatagaaattttatttaataattggacAGCTCCATcgtgaattattttaatatagacTGAAAAGCTGAAGTAATTGAACATCCATTTTCACCAATAAAATTCATGTTACATAACCATTCAGTTTCGTACCAACCGcatattgtaaaattttaattgtattgaatGTATGCGTACGTCTGTTATTTACAGAAGGACGCGTGTGGAGGTGTAATTCAGATGTTGCGCGCGCACCAAAGCTGGGTAGGGGAGAGTGAGCCAGCGGGCGATGCGGCCAACACCTCGCGCGCCCTCTAGACCTACACCCACCTCTAGCCACTGCATTTTACACGGTAAATccgttataatttttattttattttatgatttcatgATCAATACACGTACaaaatatttaactaaataCCAGTCCAATTGTCCTTGAAACTAACAAccgataaattatatatttcataatCAATCATAAATTTTCGACGTAGGCGTTTGTATCGTATTCTTTGTGGAGTCTTTGATGATTAAATTCCTGGTGGTGgaacctcttttgagtccgcgcgggtaggtaccaccaccatgcctatttcggcagtgaagcagtaatgcgtttcggaatgaagggttgggcagccgctgtaactatacctacttgagaccttagaacttatatctcaaggtgggtggcgcatttacgtcgtagatgtctatgggctccagaacccacttaacgccaggtgggatgtgagctcgttcactcatcttggcaataaaaaaaatatgcttgaattatttgtagtacGTGCTATTACTGGTAATAccgaagtattactggtggtccggaggccttaccagtttcacaaggacaggtgggcgagctagGACTCAGTCAGAACGGGCAAGATTTGTAAAGAGTTACCTTAGCGCCTCCAAGgcaaacctaacaactcaagagtaactgcttcgcgagcgaatctactaccggatcggaatcgcgacccgcttagaagatccggcgaaaaactcaacgggctgatgtttaggctaggttgcacgtcgaactccgAGGCTTAATCAATTAATGCAGTCATGAATTCGATTTTACAGGATTACCGTCAAGCACTATTCATTAATTAGATTTTCGCGATTAGgtcctatttattttaaatgatttgaGAATCGATTAGATCGTGTTTCGTTTATTATTAAGCGTCACAATCTGTAAATAAGTTGTTAATGTAGATGCTTTTAATTGCCATAttagcaaataaataaacacataaaataTGTCGCACACATAAACACACTCGCACTTATTAAAGCTTTTAAAAGAATTCGCTCGATAATATTTGATTGAAAGTCTGGAGGTAGCACAAAGAAGCGCCAAGTCAACTCAGTTGTTAGAGCATACAATAAATTCAAACTGCAATGAGATTCGTTCTCAACGCATATGCCATATTC
Above is a window of Bombyx mori chromosome 21, ASM3026992v2 DNA encoding:
- the Cyp6b29 gene encoding cytochrome P450 Cyp6b29 (The RefSeq protein has 8 substitutions compared to this genomic sequence), with translation MAIIYILLASVVLPLLLYLYFTRHFNYWKKRNVPGPKPVPLFGNLMESALRKKNIGIVFKELYENFPNEKVVGIYRMTTPCLLIRDQDVIKNIMIKDFDVFVDRGVELSKSGLGANLFHADGDTWRVLRNRFTPLFTSGKLKNMLHLMIERANKYIEHVEMLCDHQPEQDIHTLVQKYTMATIAACAFGLDIDTTDPNKDQLKTSEEIDRLSLTANFAFELDMMYPGVLKKLNSTLFPGFVSRFFKDVVKTIIEQRNGKPTDWNDFMDLILALRQLGDIQATKRNSEDKEYSIELTDELIEAQAFVFYIAGYETSATTMTFMLYQLALNPDIQDKVIAEIDQGLKESKGEVTYEMLQNLTYFEKASNETLRMYSIVEPLQRNAKIDCKIPDTDIVIEKGTTVLFSPLGIHHDEKYYPNPSKFDPERFSPANISARHPCAHIPFGTGPRNCIGMRFAKIQSRVCMVKMFSKFRFELAKNTPRNLDIDPTRLLLGPKGGIPLKIVRR
- the Cyp6b29 gene encoding cytochrome P450 Cyp6b29 isoform X1, producing MLHLMIERANKYIEHVEMLCDHQPEQDIHTLVQKYTMATIAACAFGLDIDTTDPNKDQLKTLEEIDRLSLTANFAFELDMMYPGVLKKLNSTLFPGFVSRFFKDVVKTIIEQRNGKPTDRNDFMDLILALRQLGDIQATKRNSEDKEYSIELTDELIEAQAFVFYIAGYETSATTMTFMLYQLALNPDIQDKVIAEIDQGLKESKGEVTYEMLQNLTYFEKAFNETLRMYSIVEPLQRNAKIDYKIPDTDIVIEKGTTVLFSPLGIHHDEKYYPNPSKFDPERFSPANISARHPCAHIPFGTGPRNCIGMRFAKIQSRVCMVKMFSKFRFELAKNTPRNLDIDPTRLLLGPKGGIPLKIVRR